A genomic stretch from Candidatus Cloacimonadota bacterium includes:
- the tsaE gene encoding tRNA (adenosine(37)-N6)-threonylcarbamoyltransferase complex ATPase subunit type 1 TsaE codes for MHKRIDLNSEQDTIDLAHFIVPLLGPGSIVTLSGELGSGKTFFVKALGAFLGVPDEIDSPSFVIFKVYHFGRYPLYHLDLYRLRREEELLDLGLLDMIEDGITLIEWPEVAENFLPYQNLRLHFGFEGKQRFVEIRPDEKLQEFFS; via the coding sequence ATGCATAAAAGAATAGATTTGAACAGCGAGCAGGATACCATTGATCTTGCTCACTTCATCGTGCCCTTATTGGGCCCCGGCTCTATTGTGACCCTCTCCGGAGAGTTGGGCAGCGGAAAGACCTTCTTTGTGAAAGCACTGGGGGCATTTCTGGGAGTACCGGACGAGATCGACAGCCCCTCTTTTGTGATCTTCAAGGTATATCATTTTGGTCGTTACCCTCTATACCATCTGGATCTATACAGATTGAGACGCGAGGAAGAATTGCTGGATTTGGGATTGTTGGACATGATTGAAGACGGTATTACGCTGATTGAGTGGCCGGAAGTTGCCGAAAACTTCCTGCCGTATCAGAATCTTCGGCTACACTTCGGCTTTGAGGGGAAACAGCGCTTTGTGGAGATCAGACCGGACGAAAAGCTGCAGGAGTTCTTCTCCTAA